In one window of Kitasatospora sp. MMS16-BH015 DNA:
- a CDS encoding trans-aconitate 2-methyltransferase, which translates to MGITTTVRRRLGKYEIPAAELYRSVFIDLDSLTTTLLSLGRPGRILEIGCGDGAVAERLVGALPDAEYVGIDVMAAPGRLFRGDRARAEFRSVYSHDLRAEGPALFDLVLVVDVLHHVPPAQREALLRDAEALLAPGGTLIVKEWERRSDLAHLMAYTADRYLSGDRNVDFGDRAELLTTISCALPELSVVCEARVPPNRSNILFALRRART; encoded by the coding sequence TTGGGAATCACCACTACCGTCCGCCGTCGGCTCGGCAAGTACGAGATACCGGCGGCCGAGCTCTACCGGTCGGTGTTCATCGACCTCGACAGCCTGACCACCACCCTGCTCAGCCTGGGCCGGCCCGGGCGGATCCTCGAGATCGGCTGCGGTGACGGTGCCGTGGCCGAGCGGCTGGTCGGCGCGCTGCCGGACGCCGAGTACGTGGGCATCGACGTGATGGCCGCCCCCGGGCGGCTCTTCCGGGGCGACCGGGCCCGGGCCGAGTTCCGTTCCGTCTACTCGCACGATCTCCGCGCCGAGGGCCCGGCGCTCTTCGACCTCGTGCTGGTCGTGGACGTGCTGCACCACGTCCCGCCGGCCCAACGCGAGGCGCTGCTGCGCGACGCCGAGGCCCTGCTCGCCCCCGGCGGGACGCTGATCGTCAAGGAGTGGGAGCGCCGCTCCGACCTCGCGCACCTGATGGCCTACACGGCCGACCGGTACCTCTCCGGCGACCGGAACGTCGACTTCGGCGACCGGGCGGAGCTGCTCACCACCATCTCCTGCGCCCTGCCCGAGCTCTCGGTGGTCTGCGAGGCCCGCGTGCCCCCGAACCGCAGCAACATCCTCTTCGCCCTCCGCCGAGCCCGCACCTGA
- a CDS encoding DNA gyrase subunit B: MSKDHTAYDASHIVVLEWPEVVRRRPGMYIGSTGERGLHHLVFELAGWVLERGLGGPVHPVEITLAADGCVRVAEHGTDRRSGTEEEAALEDRLTRFHCGGAGAGRRLLLGPSFGTEPAVVNALSERLTAEVWRDGACRVLGYERGVAVAVPVARGAGERPGTVITFRPDGEVFETVEFSFEVLAGRFRELAFLYRELDITLTDERGSAAPRSLRFHFPGGPRDHIAGLGAPVHPDVFGFERECPEMEGTVEVALRWCEPGAEQVVSYANSHPTTEGGAHELGFREGLAAAVTAQARERLLLAPTDPGFTCAQLGAGLTAVVSVKLDRPWFEGATRGRLGNEPVRGCVADAVREELTAWLRADGARATAILGRIVAAARR; this comes from the coding sequence ATGAGCAAGGATCACACGGCGTACGACGCTTCACACATCGTCGTGTTGGAGTGGCCGGAGGTCGTTCGCAGGCGGCCGGGGATGTACATCGGATCGACCGGCGAACGGGGCCTGCACCACCTGGTGTTCGAGCTGGCCGGGTGGGTGCTGGAGCGCGGACTCGGGGGGCCTGTCCACCCCGTGGAGATCACCCTTGCCGCCGACGGCTGCGTGCGGGTGGCGGAGCACGGCACCGATCGTCGGTCCGGTACCGAGGAGGAGGCGGCACTGGAGGATCGGCTGACCCGGTTCCACTGTGGGGGAGCGGGCGCAGGCCGGCGTCTGCTCCTCGGTCCGTCCTTCGGGACGGAGCCGGCCGTCGTCAATGCCCTGTCGGAGCGTCTGACGGCCGAGGTGTGGCGCGACGGTGCCTGCCGGGTGCTCGGGTACGAGCGAGGTGTGGCCGTGGCGGTGCCCGTGGCGCGGGGGGCGGGTGAGCGTCCTGGGACTGTGATCACGTTCCGGCCCGATGGCGAGGTCTTCGAGACGGTGGAGTTCTCGTTCGAGGTGCTGGCCGGGCGCTTCAGGGAGTTGGCCTTCCTGTACCGGGAGTTGGACATCACGCTGACGGACGAGCGCGGTTCGGCCGCGCCCCGGTCCCTCCGCTTCCACTTCCCCGGTGGGCCTCGGGACCACATCGCGGGGCTGGGCGCTCCGGTGCATCCGGACGTGTTCGGCTTCGAGCGCGAGTGCCCCGAGATGGAGGGGACGGTCGAGGTGGCGCTCCGTTGGTGCGAGCCCGGTGCTGAGCAGGTCGTCAGCTATGCCAACAGCCACCCCACCACCGAAGGCGGTGCTCACGAGCTCGGGTTCCGGGAGGGCCTGGCGGCGGCGGTGACCGCTCAGGCGCGGGAACGGCTGCTGCTCGCCCCGACCGACCCCGGCTTCACGTGCGCGCAGCTCGGCGCGGGTCTGACGGCGGTGGTGTCGGTGAAGCTCGACCGGCCGTGGTTCGAGGGAGCCACCCGTGGCCGACTGGGCAACGAGCCGGTGCGCGGGTGCGTCGCCGACGCCGTCCGGGAGGAGCTGACCGCCTGGCTGCGTGCCGACGGTGCGCGGGCGACGGCGATCCTGGGCCGGATCGTGGCGGCAGCGCGTCGCTGA